From Bifidobacterium sp. ESL0790, one genomic window encodes:
- the feoB gene encoding ferrous iron transport protein B, protein MVHDHDTSNTAQVISSPQNHGTDSDSRVLDKEQNNLDTLSNPNNSNESSNPNDADNMPEPADCGHGGGGHGGHHHRRGLAVLLPQRHHGHDAGHGHTNSDAGDMAGMPGMDSGAGAEAHHANPRIVFVGNPNVGKSTLFNAILGANATVMNAPGTTVLVESGSLTRDGERWDFIDTPGTASLDAYSPDEQVAGEAAMGRSHYARPDVIIFAFNATSPSKSFYLLSQLMDLGMPIIVAVTMLDLAEKQDSPITLKRLERVLPGIPMVRVDGRTGEGKTTLLDAIDAMLTEIQAQTQTKMQTHTQTQSSAQAEFPTRPRENKQTPESNSSTADTKLAGTGTKTDDDADDKTNASASSLNGTAVSENTEDAKDTKTSEDAEPPTDKPSTGNVSKTAKQTALDATRKASEVVEAALTKAENAADATVTATATAANTATSTLERQSGPTLDDGGTDVAREIHVQLVPKPVTGIAAPPASASQDEVSQWVRATADERFEWIAAKLKEINKGLPQGATTTATRETFSDKLDRVLLHPAVGLIVFLITMFLVFEATTTLAGPLQDWFDVTLRGWCTDGIAWIFTAIAGKGSLDGWFYSLIVDGFLNGAITVCTFIPPMGIMFIILSLLEDSGYLARAAFVMDRAMRMIGLDGRAFLPLVVGFGCNLPALASTRTLPDSRQRLLTGLLIPFTSCSARLSVYVVLAYAFFGKFAGVAIFLMYVSSIVIILAVGFALRKTQFKDLKTQPFAMELPPYQMPRLLQLLKSVLQRLWSFITGASSVIVTMLIVVWVLSAIPISAGAAGTNSFGHVDEVENSVFGAASSAIAPVFKPAGFDDWHASAALVTGFVAKEVVVGSLSQSYAINDSGNQSEQAQGQGSLGQAVHKSFEKSSDGHPNAAAAAFMIFILAYTPCLATVAEMKRQYGMKFALQSVGTGLIVAYILAIIVFQVGRLL, encoded by the coding sequence ATGGTACATGATCACGACACGTCAAACACCGCTCAGGTGATTTCGTCGCCCCAAAACCATGGTACCGATAGCGACAGCAGGGTACTTGACAAAGAACAGAACAATCTCGATACTCTCAGTAATCCCAATAATTCCAACGAATCCAGCAATCCAAATGACGCCGACAACATGCCGGAACCAGCCGATTGCGGCCACGGCGGCGGAGGGCACGGCGGCCACCATCATCGGCGCGGGCTGGCGGTATTGCTGCCACAACGCCATCATGGCCACGACGCGGGCCACGGCCACACCAACAGCGACGCCGGCGATATGGCAGGGATGCCGGGCATGGATAGCGGCGCAGGAGCCGAAGCCCACCACGCCAATCCACGCATCGTCTTCGTCGGCAATCCGAACGTCGGCAAATCCACGCTGTTCAACGCGATTCTCGGCGCCAACGCGACGGTGATGAACGCGCCTGGCACCACGGTTTTGGTGGAGTCGGGCAGCCTCACACGCGATGGCGAACGCTGGGATTTCATCGACACCCCGGGCACCGCCTCGCTCGACGCCTACAGCCCGGACGAGCAGGTCGCCGGCGAGGCCGCGATGGGCCGCAGCCACTACGCGCGCCCCGACGTCATCATCTTCGCGTTCAACGCCACCTCGCCTTCGAAATCGTTCTATCTGCTCAGCCAGCTCATGGATTTGGGAATGCCGATCATCGTGGCGGTCACCATGCTCGATCTGGCCGAGAAGCAGGACTCGCCAATCACGCTGAAACGGCTTGAACGCGTGCTTCCGGGCATTCCTATGGTCCGCGTGGATGGGCGTACCGGCGAAGGCAAGACCACGCTGCTCGACGCTATCGACGCGATGCTCACCGAAATTCAGGCGCAGACTCAGACGAAGATGCAGACTCATACCCAAACACAATCATCGGCGCAAGCTGAATTCCCAACCCGGCCGCGGGAGAATAAACAGACTCCAGAGTCAAATAGCTCAACGGCTGACACGAAACTGGCCGGCACCGGCACGAAAACCGATGATGATGCCGACGACAAAACCAACGCCAGCGCCTCGAGTCTTAACGGCACTGCCGTCTCCGAGAATACAGAAGACGCCAAAGACACCAAAACCTCCGAAGACGCGGAACCACCTACCGATAAGCCTTCCACGGGAAATGTCTCAAAAACGGCCAAACAAACAGCTCTCGACGCCACACGTAAGGCCTCGGAGGTCGTGGAAGCCGCGCTAACGAAAGCGGAGAACGCGGCCGACGCCACAGTAACGGCCACAGCCACAGCCGCAAACACCGCAACCTCCACACTCGAACGGCAATCCGGCCCGACGCTCGATGATGGCGGCACGGACGTCGCCCGCGAGATCCACGTGCAGCTTGTGCCGAAGCCGGTCACCGGCATCGCCGCGCCGCCCGCGAGCGCCTCGCAGGACGAGGTCTCGCAGTGGGTGCGCGCCACCGCCGACGAACGCTTCGAATGGATCGCGGCCAAGCTCAAGGAAATCAACAAGGGTCTGCCGCAGGGCGCGACCACCACGGCCACGCGCGAGACCTTCTCCGACAAGCTCGACCGCGTGCTGCTCCACCCCGCCGTGGGCCTCATCGTCTTCCTCATCACGATGTTCCTCGTCTTCGAGGCGACCACGACGCTGGCCGGCCCCCTGCAGGACTGGTTCGACGTCACGCTGCGCGGCTGGTGCACCGACGGTATCGCCTGGATCTTCACCGCCATCGCCGGCAAAGGGTCGCTCGACGGGTGGTTCTACTCGCTGATTGTCGACGGCTTCCTGAACGGCGCGATCACGGTCTGCACGTTCATCCCGCCGATGGGCATCATGTTCATCATCCTCTCGCTGCTCGAGGATTCGGGCTACCTGGCGCGCGCCGCGTTCGTGATGGACCGCGCGATGCGCATGATCGGCCTCGACGGACGGGCCTTCCTGCCTTTGGTGGTCGGCTTCGGCTGCAACCTGCCAGCGTTGGCTTCGACGCGCACGCTGCCCGATTCGCGTCAACGTTTGCTTACTGGCCTGCTGATTCCGTTTACCTCGTGCTCGGCCCGCCTGAGCGTCTACGTGGTGCTGGCCTACGCGTTCTTCGGCAAATTCGCGGGCGTCGCCATCTTCCTGATGTACGTCAGCTCCATCGTCATCATCCTGGCGGTCGGCTTCGCACTGCGCAAGACGCAGTTCAAGGACTTGAAGACCCAGCCGTTCGCCATGGAACTGCCGCCCTATCAGATGCCGCGGCTCCTGCAACTGCTGAAGTCCGTGCTGCAGCGCCTCTGGTCGTTCATCACCGGCGCGAGTTCGGTCATCGTCACCATGCTCATCGTCGTCTGGGTGCTTTCCGCCATCCCGATTTCGGCGGGGGCCGCGGGCACCAATTCCTTCGGCCATGTCGATGAAGTCGAGAATTCCGTCTTCGGCGCCGCATCATCCGCTATCGCGCCCGTCTTCAAGCCCGCCGGCTTCGACGATTGGCACGCTTCGGCCGCGCTGGTCACCGGCTTCGTCGCCAAGGAGGTCGTGGTCGGTTCGCTTTCACAGAGCTACGCCATCAACGATTCCGGCAACCAGTCCGAGCAGGCACAAGGCCAGGGGAGCCTCGGCCAGGCGGTGCACAAGAGCTTCGAGAAGTCCAGCGACGGGCATCCCAACGCGGCTGCCGCAGCCTTCATGATCTTCATCCTCGCCTATACACCGTGTCTGGCGACGGTGGCCGAGATGAAGCGACAATATGGCATGAAATTCGCGCTGCAATCGGTGGGCACAGGGCTGATAGTGGCCTATATCCTTGCGATCATCGTCTTCCAAGTCGGGCGATTGTTATGA
- a CDS encoding ferrous iron transport protein A, which yields MDFEARNRFRLGELGFRVHEPIRVIQKSVFGGCVVAHGGERIAVDGATARHIFVTTR from the coding sequence ATGGATTTCGAAGCTCGCAACCGCTTTAGGTTGGGCGAGTTGGGTTTCCGCGTCCATGAACCAATCCGCGTCATCCAGAAATCCGTGTTCGGCGGATGCGTGGTGGCACACGGCGGCGAGCGCATCGCGGTCGATGGCGCGACGGCGCGACATATCTTCGTCACTACCCGCTAA